The DNA region ATTATTAACAAAAATATCTACGTCTCTATCTGTATGAGCATAAAATTTATTTCTTAATTGAACGATTTTGTCTCTAACGTTAATTACTTCTAATGCATTGAGATTATTATAAAATTGATCAATATCTGATTTAGATATTAGATTTTTATATTCTAAATTTTTGTAATTATTTTTAAGTATATTTAGTAACCTATAAACATTATAATGCTGATTTTTATTATTTTGTTCAAATAATTTACATAGTTCAATGATGAGAATGTACCAGCAATTATATGAGATGAAGGAAATAAATCTAATATCACTAAATTTAGATTTGTCATGTTCTGCAATTTTTTTTAAACAATAATAGTATTCGTATGATTTTGTATACAATAACCATATTTGATCAATTTCTTTTTCAAAATCTAGCTTTTTTATCATTCGAATTTCATTTTGAAATGTTGGCACATTTTACGTTAAATTTTGGGTGGAAGCAAATTACCATTTCATTGATTACCAATAAAAAGCAAACTAAAATATTTAAAAAAAAAATTGATATAAGCAAAAAGTCAAACAAAAACTTAGGTTTTGTCAAACTAGTAGTATTCCTAAGTTTAATTTTCATTGAGGTTTGTCGGTTTTTGCTTTCATTGGATATGCGTAAAACTTTTTATCAACTAACTCTTTTAAAACGAAGGTCAATAATCCGCTTATAAACGATGCAACAATATCTTTCCAGTCAAATGTTCCATGCAATCCTATTAATTCCATCGGTTCCCATATTAACGAATATAATAAAACTGCATTATTATATGTTTATTCTTTTCTTCATTCGAATAAGTCTTAAAATTCCAAAAGAAAAAGCATAATCCTATTACAGAAACAAGACTTCCAATCGTGTCCGCGAGTCCAAAGTCAATAATATTATTTGAATATATAAATGGTCTGTAAGTTTGTGTCAGAGTTTGTCCTATAATCACTGCGGAAATTGAAATTGTCCAGTAAATCTTTTGAATTCTATTCATGTAATTAAATTGTCTTTCAAGTTTAATATCCTTTTCGTTTATTCAATCTTCTTGCATGGAGCACAACGGACGGGGCTATGAGCAGTTGGGGACTCCGTGAACGCGAACCTATAACTCGTTACCGAGCTTGCCAGCGAAAGCGACGCACACCCAACCGCATAAACCCCAATTGCTTATGAGCCCTTGTTGGACGCTGACCGTGTGTCCTGCGATGAATCAGGGCACTTTCAAATATACAAAACTTTCTGCTCGTCAGGGAGCTCGTTCTTTGAAATTGATTCATCATAACTTTAGATGAGATGAGAGACTGAACTCAACTCTTGTAAACAACTTGCGGAGGTCGAGCGAACTGACTGGCTGGGGTTGCTACAAAGAGAGTTCAGGTTGGCCTCTCGGATACGCTTTACTGGAAGCGTTTCCAATCCGCCCAGCGGTGCTTCCCTTTCAAGGGGTAGGTGCTGAACGGCTTGGGTTAAAAGGCAGAAAGCCAGCAATGGCGAAAATCTGTCAGGAGCGAGCATAGGAGTTGAACGAAAGTAAACCGACCGATGACGTGTCGAAAATAACCTTTACGAGACTGAAAACCGTGTGTGGGACGGTCACACGGGATAAGGGTAGAGAAAACCAGTCTATCGGCTGCCTCGGTCTCCGGCATTAAGGCGGCAAGAACTATGCTCATTGGCTCATCTAAGGAACAGGAGAACCTACCCGCCGATGCCAAGAGAGAATGCCGAAAACCCGAAGGGCAAGGCAGAGAGTATCGAAGCGGTGGAGTAGGGGCGGATTAACCCGTAGTAGCGACTTGTGCCAGGTAAAGGCTCTGGAAACTTAGCCACAGCGAAGGGGTTAACGGACTCAAGGCAATTTTGCCAACCTCGTTTACACGGGGGATGAGCTTGTTTAAGCCTGTCAACCTGAAATGGTTGCGCGAGTTCGAGGAGCCGTGTGATGGGAGACTGTCAAGCACGGTTCTGGGAGAGGCTTGGGGGTGAAATTCCCCCTTGCCTACTCGACTTTTTATTTTTCAAGCCGTTCAAATATATAAATGTTGTACTCAACTGAGTATGGCTTGCTTATTTTGTGCGTAATTTTTGGCAATAAAACTCCTTCATTAATACTTTTAAAATTATCCAAGAGAATTTGTTCCCAATCACGACCATTTTTATCATGTCTTTTAGTTTGATAACGGGACAAATTAGAATCTATGTGCCAATAGTTATCAAATTGGTTTTTATCGATAGGTTCCCATAAGACCATAAAAAGGACAAACAAGTCCGTTTTCTTTTCTTTTGCTTTTTGATGAACAAAGTCACGTTCAATTGTCTTCGAATAATCAAAAGTAATTATGTCATAAGGATACTGATACTTTAATTCTACTAAAAAGGGCATGCTTGGTTTATCGCTGTCAACAATTGACAAATCAATCCGTGAACCTTTTATACCACGAGGATGCTCAGCAAATGCTCTATAGGAATCACTTGTTGTTTTTTTTAAATTAATTGATTCAAGAATTGCGTTACGTATAAATAATTCTTGTTTAAGATTAGGGTAATTATTGTTGATATTTTCTAATATCGTTTCAAATTCAGATGATTGAAACAAACTATACAGAAGAGATGTCTGTTTTCTCATAATTAATTCTTTAATAATAGAGCGGCAAAGCCGCTCTACATAATTAAAATTATCCCAATCGGTTAGTCCAAGTATGGCTTTTATTCCACTTAGCGTTTCTAACTTTATCCACAATGAATACCTTTAAATCGGCTTCACGCTCTTTGGTTACCCAAAATATTTTCACCGTTGCTTCTCTTTCTTTTTGGACAAAAAACCAAAGTGCATCGCCTTTTGCATCTCTGTCTTTATCAACCTCAAAAATTAACAAATCGGCTTCTCTTTCCTTTTGAACTCTAAATACTTTAATATCAGCATTCCTTTCTTTGTCTGCTACAAAAACTTTTGCCATAATCTTTAATTTTAAAATTGTAATTATTTCTATATATCGCTTACTGTCTGGTTGTCTGTTTTTTTGGTTTGCACTTAACTAGTTTATAGGTATGATAAAATCATACGATATATCCTAAATTGGACGGATATGAATGATTTTAATCATACTAATTGCTAAATTAAAGAATTTTTACAAATAATCAAATGGACTTATAATTTTTTGTAAACCACTTTACCTAAAACTTGATACTATTCGTTTATGATTGATAGTGAGTTTCATAGAACACAGATTACGCTGATTTTATTGATTTACACAGGTTAAATTAACCAAACACCAAACACCAAACACTAAACACTAAACCCTAAACACCAAAAACCAAACACTATCTCCCCTGTACACTGTACACTACACACTGCACACTATTTTTCGCTACGCTCAGGATGATAAGTGGGGTAGTTAACTAGCGGTATGAAAAATCAAACAGCAGCAAGCAATTGAAAATACAAGTGTTACACCAATCATTGTTCTGCTTACCCAAACCTCATAAAATCGTTATATCTTTGTAAAAAATACGGAAATGGAAGGAACACGATTACAGAAGGTGGGACGGCTCATACAGAAGGAGCTTAGCGAGATATTCCAGCGCGAGGGGGCTGCCAGGTTCCCCGGTAAAATGCTTACAGTTACGCAGGTTAGGGTTAGCCCCGACCTCTCGGTGGCTAAGGTTTACGTAAGCATATTCCCCTCAACCGATACCGATAAAACGCTCGAGCATATCAGGGATAACTCAAAATTCCTTAGGGGCGAACTGGGCAAAAGGGTAAGGCACCAGCTTAGGGTGATACCCGAGCTTACCTTTTTCATCGACGATTCGCTCGACTATATCGAAAAAATTGACCAATTACTTAAAGAGTAGAAACCCAAGAATGATAAGTCGTTTAGTTTCGTTTACTACCCGGTTCATACCCCGGCACTACCTTCAGCTTTTTGCATCGTTTCTGATGAAAGCCATTGGACTTTTTTACCGGGGCAGTCGGTTTCAGGATCCTATCGATGGGGTTAAGTATCGCAAGTTACTCCCCTACGGGCGAGTTACCACACGGGAAAACGCACTGGCGCCAAACTCCATGTCGCTGGAACGGCACAGGCTGATATGGCTTTACCTGCAAAGGAAAACCGACTTTTTCACAGCCCCCAAAAAGGTTCTGCATGTTGCCCCGGAATACTGTTTCATAAAACCGATAAAGCGACTAAGAAACATTGACTATACCACAGCCGACCTCATTTCGCCCTGGGCCGATGTAAAGCTCGATGTTCAGGCAATGCCTTTTGCCGACAATACCTTTGATATGGTGATCTGCAACCATGTGCTTGAGCATGTTGACAACGACCTTAGGGCGATGACCGAAATACTCCGTGTACTCAAGCCTGGTGGGTTTGCTGTGCTCCAGGTGCCAATGGATTTAAACATGGAGCAAACCCTTGAAAACCCTGAGTATAACACCCCTGAACTCAGGGAAAAGTATTACCAGCAGCGCGACCATCTCCGCCTTTACGGCCGCGATTATGCCAAACGCCTTACCTCTGCCGGGTTTGATGTTTTAGAGGACGACTTTGTTAAGCTGCTGCCACCCCACGAGGTGGAATATTACGCCCTACCTAAGGACGAAATCCTTTACATTGCCCGGAAAAAGTAAAACCAATGAATGTTCCGCTTTACATAGCCCGACGTTACCTGTTTGCGAAAAAATCGCATAACATCATCAACATCATCTCCGTGATATCGGTTATTGGGGTTGCAACAGGGGTTATGGCGCTTGTGGTTGTTCTATCCGTTTTCAATGGTTTCGATTCCCTGATTGCCAACCTCTACTCCCATATCGATGCCGATTTGCGGATTGAGGCTAAGCAGGGAAAAACATTCCGAACCGACAGCTTACCCATTGAAAGGATCAAGCAGATTCCCGGTGTGGCAGTGTTTTCCGAGGTGGTTGAGGAGAATGCCCTTTTCCGCTACCGCGGGAAGCAACACATTGGAATTGTTAAAGGGGTTAGCAGGAACTACACTGAGCTAACCGGACTAAAGAGCAAAATAGTTGATGGCGATTTCAAGCTATGGCTAGGTAGCCAGCCCATGGCCATCGTGGGCGAAGGGGTTGCCTACTACCTCAACGCCAATCTAGCCCACTTTGATCCGCTGTTTGTTTACATTCCCAGGCGGGGCAAAAGCTACTCCCCCGATGCTGCCTTTATTAAAAAAGCCATTATGCCCTCGGGCATTTTTGCCATTGAGCAAGATTTTGATACCCGGTATGTAATTGCACCCGTTGAGTTCGCAAGGGGTCTACTCCTTTACGATTCACTAACTGTTAGCGCCATTGAAATCAAGCTGCACACAAGTGCAAATGCCGCCAGGATTAAAACCGATGTTGAAAACATTATTGGCAATAAGTATAGGGTATTGGACCGTTACCAGCAAAACGAGTCGCTTTACCGAACCATGAAATCGGAAAAGTTTGCCATTGCGCTAATACTGATACTTATACTCATTATTGCATCATTCAATATAGTGGGGTCGCTCTCCATGCTAATTATTGATAAACGCGCCGATGTGGAGACTCTGAAAAGTCTTGGTGCAAGCAATAGCCTAATACAAAAGATCTTTCTCTTTGAAGGCATGCTTATTTCCATTGGTGGTAGTATAATTGGAATTATTATTGGTTTGATAACATGTTGGCTGCAAATCACCTTTAAGCTCATTAGGCTTGAGGGCCGTGGCAACTTTATTGTTGATGCATACCCCGTTGAAGTCCAGGCCAGCGATATGATCCTAATTTTCCTGGTGGTTATAGCCATAGGCTACCTGGCTGCCCGATTTCCGGTTAGGGTTATCACGCGGAGACTGATACAGGCGGATAACAGAGGGTAACCATTTTAGAAATTGTAAGCCAAAACGTCCACTTTTTTACCCCATTCTGTATTTATTCGCTAGTTACTCTGAATTGAATTTACTTTTTGTCAATACAAATTCATTGCAATTCAAATAACAAAACAGACGCACTTTTTGACACCCTGTGCGTCCTTTCCCGCCTTAGCGGGGAGCTAAGGGCGCATTCAACGGTAAAAAGAATTAAAAGAGCAAAGAGATGCTTCGGCGAGCTCAGCATGACAACGTGATGTTTCGCTTGCACTCAACATGACAATAGTTTCACGAACAACGAGCAACGAACAACTAACTACGTTTCCCGCCCCGTAGGGGCGAAATATTTGTAACCCAATGGCTTCTTCCTCATGTTTTGCGATGCACGCAATACTTTTTCCAAAGAGCAAGGGGAAAGCTTTGCATCGCAAAGGAAAAATCTTGCAAAGAGCGGTTTACACGTTCTTTCTTGTCTTGATACAAGAAAGAACCAAAGAAAATCAAGGCTGAAAAGCCCGACCCGATGGGTACCCCGCGGGTGGAACTGCCACGCGATACTATTCGCCACGCCTCC from Tenuifilum sp. 4138str includes:
- a CDS encoding DUF6150 family protein, whose protein sequence is MAKVFVADKERNADIKVFRVQKEREADLLIFEVDKDRDAKGDALWFFVQKEREATVKIFWVTKEREADLKVFIVDKVRNAKWNKSHTWTNRLG
- the rbfA gene encoding 30S ribosome-binding factor RbfA yields the protein MEGTRLQKVGRLIQKELSEIFQREGAARFPGKMLTVTQVRVSPDLSVAKVYVSIFPSTDTDKTLEHIRDNSKFLRGELGKRVRHQLRVIPELTFFIDDSLDYIEKIDQLLKE
- a CDS encoding methyltransferase domain-containing protein; translation: MISRLVSFTTRFIPRHYLQLFASFLMKAIGLFYRGSRFQDPIDGVKYRKLLPYGRVTTRENALAPNSMSLERHRLIWLYLQRKTDFFTAPKKVLHVAPEYCFIKPIKRLRNIDYTTADLISPWADVKLDVQAMPFADNTFDMVICNHVLEHVDNDLRAMTEILRVLKPGGFAVLQVPMDLNMEQTLENPEYNTPELREKYYQQRDHLRLYGRDYAKRLTSAGFDVLEDDFVKLLPPHEVEYYALPKDEILYIARKK
- a CDS encoding FtsX-like permease family protein codes for the protein MNVPLYIARRYLFAKKSHNIINIISVISVIGVATGVMALVVVLSVFNGFDSLIANLYSHIDADLRIEAKQGKTFRTDSLPIERIKQIPGVAVFSEVVEENALFRYRGKQHIGIVKGVSRNYTELTGLKSKIVDGDFKLWLGSQPMAIVGEGVAYYLNANLAHFDPLFVYIPRRGKSYSPDAAFIKKAIMPSGIFAIEQDFDTRYVIAPVEFARGLLLYDSLTVSAIEIKLHTSANAARIKTDVENIIGNKYRVLDRYQQNESLYRTMKSEKFAIALILILILIIASFNIVGSLSMLIIDKRADVETLKSLGASNSLIQKIFLFEGMLISIGGSIIGIIIGLITCWLQITFKLIRLEGRGNFIVDAYPVEVQASDMILIFLVVIAIGYLAARFPVRVITRRLIQADNRG